A single genomic interval of uncultured Desulfobulbus sp. harbors:
- the pap gene encoding polyphosphate:AMP phosphotransferase, which translates to MFESAELGHKIKKSVYEQEVPALREELLNVQLDLAETAAFQVIILIGGLDGSGRGATVNLINEWMDPRHIQTHGMGEPSDEELDRPMMWRFWRALPPKGKIGVFLGSWYTWPILNRVSGRTETADLEQSLERAKRLEKMLVDEGALIIKFWFHLSKEKQKKRFKELEKNPHTRWRVTKRDWQRYEQYDKFREVHEVVIRHTSTAVAPWLIVEGEDDRYRSLTVGKTILKAIQDRLALANTPMPKSLAPPLIPPIDNLHILKTLDMTQVLEKKDYKDKLSKYQARLAELTRDPKFKYMSVIAVFEGNDAAGKGGSIRRITGALDARFYQVIPIAAPTEEERAQPYLWRFWRHLPRKGRVTVFDRSWYGRVLVERVEGFCAEVDWMRAYTEINDFEAQMVRHNLLVVKFWLAITKDEQLRRFKDREKTAFKTFKITEEDWRNREKWELYEQAICDMVDRTSTMLAPWTLVEANSKYFARVKVMKTLCEQIEIKLKKLHESGIDYLDNPKKK; encoded by the coding sequence ATGTTTGAATCCGCTGAATTGGGACACAAGATCAAAAAATCGGTCTATGAGCAGGAAGTGCCGGCCCTGCGGGAAGAACTGCTCAACGTGCAACTGGATCTGGCCGAGACCGCCGCCTTCCAGGTCATTATCCTCATCGGCGGCCTGGACGGCTCAGGCCGCGGTGCCACGGTCAACCTGATCAACGAGTGGATGGATCCGCGCCATATTCAGACCCACGGCATGGGCGAGCCTTCAGACGAAGAACTGGACCGGCCGATGATGTGGCGCTTCTGGCGGGCACTGCCGCCCAAGGGCAAGATCGGCGTCTTTCTCGGTTCCTGGTACACCTGGCCCATCCTCAACCGGGTCAGCGGCAGGACCGAAACCGCGGATCTGGAACAGAGCCTCGAGCGGGCCAAGCGTCTGGAAAAGATGCTGGTGGACGAGGGGGCGCTGATCATCAAGTTCTGGTTCCACCTGTCCAAGGAAAAGCAGAAGAAACGGTTCAAGGAGCTGGAAAAGAACCCGCATACCCGCTGGCGGGTGACCAAACGCGACTGGCAACGCTACGAACAGTACGACAAATTCCGCGAAGTGCACGAGGTGGTCATTCGCCACACGAGCACAGCCGTGGCCCCCTGGCTGATCGTCGAGGGCGAGGATGACCGCTATCGCAGCCTGACTGTGGGCAAGACCATTCTCAAGGCCATCCAGGACCGACTGGCACTGGCCAACACCCCCATGCCCAAGTCGCTGGCGCCGCCGCTGATTCCGCCGATCGACAACCTGCACATTCTCAAGACCCTGGACATGACCCAGGTCTTGGAAAAAAAGGACTACAAAGACAAATTGAGCAAGTACCAGGCCCGGCTGGCCGAGCTCACCCGCGACCCCAAGTTCAAGTATATGTCGGTGATCGCGGTGTTTGAAGGCAATGACGCCGCCGGCAAGGGGGGCAGCATCCGCCGCATCACCGGAGCCCTGGATGCACGCTTCTACCAGGTCATTCCCATTGCCGCCCCCACCGAGGAGGAACGGGCGCAACCCTATCTGTGGCGATTCTGGCGCCATCTGCCGCGCAAGGGGCGGGTCACGGTCTTTGACCGGTCCTGGTATGGCCGTGTGCTGGTGGAGCGGGTGGAAGGCTTCTGTGCCGAGGTCGACTGGATGCGGGCCTACACCGAGATCAACGATTTTGAGGCCCAGATGGTGCGCCACAACCTGCTGGTGGTCAAATTCTGGCTGGCGATCACCAAGGACGAGCAGCTGCGCCGCTTCAAGGACCGGGAAAAAACCGCCTTCAAAACCTTCAAGATCACCGAGGAAGATTGGCGCAACCGGGAGAAATGGGAGCTGTATGAGCAGGCGATCTGCGATATGGTCGACCGCACCAGCACCATGCTCGCCCCCTGGACCCTGGTGGAGGCCAACAGCAAGTACTTTGCCCGGGTCAAGGTGATGAAAACCCTCTGCGAACAAATCGAGATAAAACTGAAAAAACTGCACGAATCCGGGATAGATTATCTCGACAATCCCAAGAAAAAATAA